One Myxococcus stipitatus genomic window, CGAGCGGGATGATGCCGCAGCCCGTGCCCAGGTCCATGAGCCGGCCTCGTGGCGCCCCACCTTCGTGGACCGTGAAGTGCGCGAGCAGCAGCGGGTCCAACGTGAAGCGGTACCCCAGCCGCCGCTGGAGGACCCGCACCGTCCCCCCGCAAATCGAATCGAGGGTCTCCCCCGGCCCCGCGCGAAGCTCGAGCCTCACGCGCCGGGGCCACGGCTCCGGCAGGCCTGGCGTCAGCACCCTCACGCGGGAAAGCTAGGCTTGCGTGTCGAGGAACAGAAGGCCCGCGGGCGGCAGCGGTTCCACACGCAACGTCCGCGGAGGCAGGGTCGCCTGCGCCTCCATCACCGCGCGCACCTCCCATACCGGAGGTGGGTTGAGCGCGAAGCCCGCCTGGAACGTCCCCGACTCGACCCCCTGCACCAGCGCCTCCAACCCCTGCACCGGGAACACCTGCGGGTGCCCCGGGGACTCCGGGTCCTGGATGCCCAGCACCGTCCGCAGCACCAGCGCGTTGAGCAGCGCCAGGTCCAGGCTGCGCAGCGTCGGGTTGCGGGGCGCGCCCTTCAGGTGGGCCAGGTCCAGCCCCTGTCGGAAGCGAAGGATGCGCCCCCGGCCTCCGGGCAGCACCAGCAGCACCGCGTGCTGGCCGGAGATCATCGTCGCCAGCCGCTCGCGCGCGGCCACCTGGCCCCGGGGCGTGTCCAGCGGCATGTCCAGTTCGTAGACCCGCGCATAGGCCGTCACCAGCGTGAGGAACGTCTCCTCATTGAAGGTCTCCACGCCCTTGAGCGCGCGGTGGATGGGCCGCAACTCCAGCCCCGGATCGGCCAGCGGAACCACGGCGGCAAGCGTCAGGCCGCTCTCGTTCAGCGCGGTGAGCGGACGCATGGGCGCCTCGTCCAGCACCGCCTGGATGCGCTTGGCCACCGGCGAGGGCTCGATGCGGCGCAGCGACAGGACGTGCCCGTCGTACCGCCCTTCCCACACCAGCACCGAGCGCTCGCTCGCCTCCGCGAGCAGCGCCCGGAAGACGCCGTGGTCATCCGCCGTCAGCGTGACGGCGGGCTCGGCCTCCCAGGCCCGGGGCCGGTAGGGGTCGTGCTCCAGGGGCGTCCCGGCGTCCGGCTGGAGCGCCCCGAGCAGGTACCGAACCGGGGGGCCCGCCAGCTTGCCAGCAGGGCCGTGGACCTCCACCAGATAGAGCGCGGGCCGGGTGTCGCGCAGCAGCATCCCGGCGTCCCGCTGGCGCCGCAGCTCCGCGCTGGGGTTCGCCGCCTCGAGGAGCGGCCGGACGTGCGACGGCTGAGGAACCGCGTTGCTGCGCGGCACGTAGCCACTGGGCTCCAGCGAATGCGCCAGTGGGGTCAGCAGGGCCGGGAACGGATGGACACGCGCCATGGCGGGGAAGGTGGTACTGGATGCCCCGCCATGCCACGGCGCGTGCCCGCCTGCTCCCCGGGCCGTCTACCACCAGACGTTCTTGTACGGCCGGTCCCTGGCCGACTTCAGCGAGGAGCGGTCCACGCTCTCCTCCCACAGCAGGCTCACCGTGGTGATGGCTCCCGCGGAGCCGAGGAACGACAGCACGTAGGGCGTCGACTGGTCGAAGCCGCCCAGCACCAGTCCGGAGATGAGCAGCACCGCCGCGCCCACGCCCGCGCCGAACAGGTCCGCGCGGAGGATCTGCGACGGCGTCGGGTCATAGCGCATGGTCGCCAGCGCCAGCGCCCCCGCGCCGATGCCCGGGGCCAGCAGGAGCGCGTCCCGCCACGTCTTCGAGGAGATGTCCGTCCCGGAGAAGTGGATGACCGCCATGAGCAGCGCCGCGTACGCCGCGCCCCAGCCCGCGCCCGAGGACACCAGCAGGCCGTCGTTGAGCGGCAGCTGCCCGCCCCCCAGGCCCGCGGTGAGCCACGCGCCCAGCTCCGCGCCGAGGAACGCCGACCAGGTCAGCACGCCCGCGTCCTGGGAGAACAGGTCCATGAAGCCGGCCATGAACATGCCGCCCACCACCGAGTTGCCGATGGTGAAGGACGCCATCGGCCGGTCCACCCAGTTGTTGAACTGCCACCAGGACGACGCGCCGAACCCCAGGCCCGCGCCGATGAGCGTGCCCGCGAGCATCGCCTCCCGCGAGCTCTTGTCGAAGCTGAAGTCATTGGCGAACGCCTGGGTGAAGAAGCCGCCCAGCGCGCCGAGCGTCGTGTGGTGGGCGATGAACTTGAAGCTGCCCGGCCCCGACAGGAACGGCCCCTGGCGGCGCTGACCATCCAGCATCGAGCCGGAGTCGACGGGCACGGGCTGCACGGGGCCCGTGCTCCACTTGTCCGACGTGGACAACGGGCTCTTCGCAGAGGTGCCCAACGGATCGAGCTCCGGCGTCGCGACCGGCGCGTCGCCCAGGGGGGGCGCGGCCTCCGACGCCTGAGGCAGGCCCTGCCGCGGCGAGTCCTCCAGCGGAGGCTCCGCCGGCAACGCGTCGTCCGAGGGGGCCGCGTACGCGGGGTCCTCCGCGGCGGGCTGGGCGACGGGAGCCGCCGGTGACGCCTCCCCGGGCGACGGGTACGCGGGCCGCGCCGGAGCGGGCTCCAGGGTGCCCTGCGTCGGATAGGACTGGGCGCGCGCGGCTTGTGGCAGCACGAGCGCGAGGGTGACGGCGGCGAGGCTGGTCCAGGTTCTCAGAAATGACACGCAAGGACTCCTTGGGTCCACGATGCAGAAGACCACAACCCGAGCGCCCCCGCTGGTTTTTGCGTGACCCATCCCCCACCCCGCGAGGAGGGCATTCCGCCCCCAGCGTCGGCTGCCGACCATTCGTCCGCGACCACTACAATTCTTCCGCGACGCGCTCCGGGCTCGTGCATCCCTGCGCATCATGCCCAACGGGTTCTCGTGGTCCGAGCTCGGCGTCGACTCCGCTCGTCTGCTGGTCACCAACGATGCCCCCCTCCCCGACACGGGGCGGGAGTTCGTCCTCTACTGGTGCATGGTGAACCATCGTGTCGAGGAGAACCACGCGCTCGACACGGCCATCGCGCTGGGCAACCACCTGAGGCTCCCCGTCGTCGTGTACCAGGCGCTCCGGCCAGACTATCCCCACGCGTCGGACCGGCTCCACGCGTGGGCGCTGGAGGGCATGGCGGACATGGCCACGGCCTGCGAGGCGCGAGGGCTGCCGTACTGGTTGGAGCTGCCGCGCACCCCACGCCAGCACCACCCGCGCATCGGCGAGCTGGGCCGGCGCGCCGCCGCCGTCGTGTCCGACCTCTTCCCCACGTACATCGTCCCGGGCCACCTGCGTGGCGCCGCGCGGGTTCTGGACGTGCCGCTGTTCGCCGTGGACGCATCCTGCGTGGTGCCCATGCAGCGCATCCCCACCCTCCAGGCCGGCGCCTATACCCTGCGCCCCAAGCTCCAGAAGCTCTGGCCCGAATACCTCGGCCGCGC contains:
- a CDS encoding DUF1015 family protein → MARVHPFPALLTPLAHSLEPSGYVPRSNAVPQPSHVRPLLEAANPSAELRRQRDAGMLLRDTRPALYLVEVHGPAGKLAGPPVRYLLGALQPDAGTPLEHDPYRPRAWEAEPAVTLTADDHGVFRALLAEASERSVLVWEGRYDGHVLSLRRIEPSPVAKRIQAVLDEAPMRPLTALNESGLTLAAVVPLADPGLELRPIHRALKGVETFNEETFLTLVTAYARVYELDMPLDTPRGQVAARERLATMISGQHAVLLVLPGGRGRILRFRQGLDLAHLKGAPRNPTLRSLDLALLNALVLRTVLGIQDPESPGHPQVFPVQGLEALVQGVESGTFQAGFALNPPPVWEVRAVMEAQATLPPRTLRVEPLPPAGLLFLDTQA